In Zingiber officinale cultivar Zhangliang chromosome 1A, Zo_v1.1, whole genome shotgun sequence, a genomic segment contains:
- the LOC122007251 gene encoding pistil-specific extensin-like protein, with amino-acid sequence MGKCNWVAVAAAAAAVVILAVAGRVEGRSDYGKEVTAAHISGKVLCQDCNQGWAEWIDGKPIKGAKVAVTCMDCRGRVVYHGSDFTDEKGEFELKVVRQRAYGKAIEVEDCTVRLEDSSPDSTCNVRTDFGGGRSGVRPHDPSAFQSGLVKYTVGPFYFTPPDCDYPDASNPLGDGDDD; translated from the exons ATGGGGAAATGCAATTGGGtggcggtggcggcggcggcagcTGCAGTAGTCATCTTGGCGGTGGCAGGGAGGGTTGAAGGCCGGAGTGACTACGGGAAGGAGGTGACGGCGGCGCACATCTCCGGCAAGGTATTGTGCCAGGACTGCAACCAAGGATGGGCGGAGTGGATCGACGGCAAACCCATCAAAG GCGCGAAGGTGGCGGTGACTTGCATGGACTGCCGCGGGCGGGTGGTTTACCACGGTAGCGACTTCACCGACGAGAAGGGGGAGTTCGAGCTGAAGGTGGTCCGGCAGCGGGCGTACGGGAAGGCTATCGAGGTGGAGGACTGCACGGTGCGACTGGAGGACTCCTCGCCGGACTCCACTTGTAACGTCAGGACGGACTTCGGCGGCGGCCGTTCCGGCGTGCGCCCGCACGACCCTTCCGCCTTCCAGAGCGGCCTCGTCAAGTACACTGTTGGGCCCTTCTACTTCACCCCTCCGGACTGCGATTATCCTGACGCCTCCAATCCTCTTGGCGACGGCGACGATGACTGA